The genome window TGAAGCAAGCATCGGTTAGCGATCCAGTGTGGTGTGAATAGTTTTGAGTGCAATCTCATAAGAAAATCCGCGGCGAAGAAGAAAATCGAGAAGACGTTTTTTTCGTTTCTCTTCGTCAATACTTTTTTTTGAGTAGTGCGTCAATTGAATTTTACGTTTTGCCGCTTGAAGTGCAGACGCCTGCTGGCTCTGCGGTGAAATCAACTCGGCAAGTACCATATCGGCCATGGACGATGTAATTCCTTTGGCAAGCAGTTGCATCCGCAAAAGTGCCTGACCCGTTGGTTTTCGTTTCAGCCGGTCACGCACAAATAAGCGGGCAAATTCGAGATCGTTCACCATGCGCGCGGATTGAAGCTGGCGTGTTACATCTTCAGCACACGCTCGCTCGAAACCTTTCTTAATCAAATGATCGATAATCTCTTTTGCACTTCGCTGTCGATACGACAAATAATTGATCGCAATATTTTTCGCCTGCGTCTCAGCTTCCGTCGATTTGATTTTGTCGACAGATGGCTCATCAAGATCATCGCCGGTACGCAAGCCGCACTTACCGATCGTCCAATCGCTCAGTTCTAATGCCGGTACGCCGTCGAGATGCACGCTGTACCGCTGGCGCCTTCCGCGCAATCTTTTGATTTTAGTAATAATCAATGTAATTACTTAGTATTAATATTACAATTCTTTTTCGACAATCCCTTATATGGTGCAGTCCTAATAAAGAATTGCCGGTTACTTCAATAGAATTAATTTTTTTGTTTCGCTAAACGAACCTGCTTGTAAACGGTAAAAGTAAAGCCCACTTGGCCTATTTGCCGCGTTCCATTGATATATGTATGTTCCTGCCGACTTTTGTTCGTTTACAAGAGTTGCTATTTCGCACCCTAATAAATTATAAATCTTCAAATTTACATAACTGGATTTTGGCAGCTGATACCCGATTACTGTTGTCGGATTGAAGGGATTGGGATAATTCTGTTCAAGTGAGAATACTGTTGGTACATTAAGTGCAGCAAGCTCAACAGAAAGTGAAGCATCTGGTGCTCCATTTACTTCATTCGAGTATCCACTTTCATTTCCTGCACTATCGATGGCTGTAATGCGAAGGTAATATCTTGTACCATTCACTAGTCCTGTGAATGTCTTCGATGTATCCGCTGTTCCTCCAGTTGTTGAATCCACTTTTATTGTAGAACTTGGCGATGTGCTGCGATAGATCCGATATCGCAAGAAGTCTGACTCTGTGTTCTTTTGCCATTTAATAGCAATAGTTTGACTAGAAGAATCCGTAACAACAAGTGCTTGTGGTGGAGCAGGTGCGATTCGATCAGCAGTTGTTGCATTTACTTCGTTCGAGTATCCACTTTCATTTCCTGCACTATCTACCGCCGTTACGCGGAGGTAGTATCTTGTACCATTCGTTAATCCCGTGAATATCTTTGTCGTATCGGCTATTGTTGAATCCACTTTTATTGTAGGACTTGGCGATGTGCTGCGATAAATCCGATAACGTAAGAAGTCTGACTCTGTGTTCTTTCGCCATTTTATGGTGATGGTTTTGCTGGACGAATCCGTGACAACAAGTGCCTGTGGTGGAGCAGGGGCAACTCGATCTGCAGGTGCTGAATTTACTTCATTCGAGTATCCACTTTCATTTCCTGCACTATCTACCGCCGTTATACGGAAGTAGTATCTTGTACTATTTGTTAATCCGGTGAACGTTTTCGACGTATCTGCTATACCACCAGTCGTCGAATCCACTTTTGTTGTAGGACTTGATGATGTCCTGCGATAGATACGATAACGCAAGAAGTCTGACTCTGTGTTCTTTTGCCATTTAATAGCAATAGTATGACTAGAGGAATCCGTAACAACAAGTGCCTGCGGTGCAGCAGGGGCAACTCGATCTGTAGGTACTGCATTTACTTCATTCGAGTATCCACTTTCATTTCCTGCACTATCGATGGCTGTTATGCGAAGGTAATATCTTGTACCATTCGTTAAACCTGTGAACTTCTTCGACGTATCTGCTGTTCCTCCAGTTGTTGAATCCACTTTTAGTGTAGGACTTGGCGAAGTGTCACGATAAATCCGATATCGCAAGAAGTCTGACTCTGTATTCTTTCGCCATTTAATAGTAATAGTTTGACTAGATGAATCCGTAACAGCAAGGTTGTGTGGTGGAGCAGGGGCAACTCGATCTGCAGGTGCTGCATTTACTTCGTTCGAGTATCCACTTTCATTTCCTGCACTATCGATGGCTGTTATGCGAAGGTAATATCTTGTACCATTCGTTAATCCCGTGAACATCTTTGTCGTATCGGCTATTGTTGAATCCACTTTTATTGGTGGACTTGATGATGTGCCACGATATATACGATATCGCAAGAAGTCTGACTCTGTATTCTTTTGCCATTTAATGGTAATAGTTTGACTAGAAGAATCTGTAACAACAAGTGCCTGTGGTGGAGCAGGGGCAACTCGATCTGCAGGTGCTCCATTTACTTCGTTCGAGTACCCACTTTCATTTCCTGCACTATCGATAGCTGTTATTCGAAGGTAGTATCTTGTACCATTCACTAGTCCTGTGAATGTCTTCGATGTATCCGCTGTTCCTCCAATCGTTGAATCCACTTTTATTGTAGGACTTGGTGATGTACCGCGATAGATACGATAACGCAAGAAGTCTGACTCTGTATTCTTTCTCCACTTAATAGCAATAGTCTGTCTTGAGGAATCCGTGACAACAAGACCCGTTGGGGGATCAGGAATGATACTCAGGTTCTTTAAAATAGAAATGGTGGTGGACCAATTATTTGCAACTGCAAGGTCAAGAGAACCATCGCCATTGAAATCTCCTGCTATAACTGAGGTTGGATAGCTTCCAACACTCGGCGTGGAGGTTTGTGTAAATGTACCGCTTCCATTATTCAAGAGAATGGAAACCGTATTGGAATTACTATTTGCAACCGCAAGGTCAAGAGAGCCATCACCATTGAAATCTCCTGCTATAACTGAGGTTGTAGAGTTTCCAACACTTGGCGTGGAGGTTTGTGTAAATGTGCCACTCCCATTATTAATTAGAATGGAAACCGTACCGTAACTATTATTATTGTTTGTAATCGCAAGGTCAAGAGAGCCATCAGCATTGAAATCTCCAGCTGTGATTGAACTCGGATAACTCCCAACACTCAGCGTGGAGGTTTGTGTAAATGTGCCAGTCCCATTATTAAGTAGAATGGAAACCGTACCGTAACTATTTATTTTTTGGTTAATAACCGCAAGGTCAAGAGAGCCATCAGCATTGAAATCTCCAGCTGAGATTGAACCCGGATAACTCCCAACACTCAGCGAGGAGTTTTTTGTAAATGTACCGATTCCATTATTCAAGAAAATGGAAACCATATTGGAATCACTATTTACCACCGCAAGGTCAAGAGAGCCATCGCCATTGAAATCTCCGGATATAATTGATCTTGGAAAGCCCCCCACACTCAGTATGGAGGTTTGTGTAAATGAGCCGCTTCCATTATTCAAGAGGATGGAAACCGTTCTGGAACCGTTATTTCCAATTGCAAGGTCAAGAGAACCATCGCTATTAAAATCTCCGGATGTGATTTCAGCGGGATTACTCCCAACACTCGGAGCGGAGTTCTTTGTAAATAAGCCGCTTCCATTATTCAAGAGGATGGAAACCGTGCTGGAACCGTTATTTACAATTGCAAGGTCAAGAGAACCATCACCATCAAAATCTCCTGCTTTAACTGATATTGGATTTATTCCAGCAAATGGCGTGGAGGTTTGTATATACTTACCAGTGCCTCCATTGCTTTGCGTCGTAAAGCTAAGTGTATAATTCTTTGTAAGCGAATCGCCTGCCGCATTTTTAATACCGCGTGTCAATGTCGTTGTAACAACCTCGCCGTATTTAAAAGGCGAAGTTGGCGTTATCGTTACGGTGTTAGTCGAACTGCTATAGTTGTATGTAGCTGAATGTAAGCCGCTGAGAGAACCGTTGATTTTAATTGTTGAATTGTTAAGTGTGGGAGAAATAATATCATTTGAAAAAGTAACAATGATATTTGCGTTCTTCGCAACATTGAGTGCATTGCAGGTTGGGGTGTAGGAGACGATAATGGGTAAGGTGTTTCCGGTTCCTTGAATTGTAAAGTTATATGGATTTTCATTAAAATCGTTGTTGGCAATACTTATTGTAGCCGATTGTATACTTGGCCCACTCGGATTATATCGTATAGTTAAAGTGGTCCAACTGTTTGGAGCCAGAGATGTCGTTGAAGGCTGAGAAGTCACAGTAAAATCATTTGAGCCACTGATTTGCGCGATAGGCGAACCTGTCAACCGCAATGTATCATCACCTGTGCTATATATCAAAAATTCGTGTTTCACACTACTGCCAATACTTACCGAACCGAAATCCGTACCATTAGTTACCGTTGCTATTGTATTTCCATTAGTAATGGAATTACCGTTTCCCCGGATATCTATTTCCGGCACGCCTAGTTGAACTATTGTTACTCCTATTTGTTGTAATCCACTATATGTGCCTCCCCAGGTCATTGTATGTGTGCTATAATCCCATGTGTCATGAAGGTACACGAGATTGGTTGCATCATCGTATCCTATACCGACTATCGTATGTCCCTTAAGGTGGATCATAACCGGTCGACCGGCATCGATTTCAGCTTTGTATTGGGCAAATGTAAATCCAGCAGAAAGACCATTGTGTCCATCAATATACTGAT of Ignavibacteriales bacterium contains these proteins:
- a CDS encoding RecX family transcriptional regulator — translated: MIITKIKRLRGRRQRYSVHLDGVPALELSDWTIGKCGLRTGDDLDEPSVDKIKSTEAETQAKNIAINYLSYRQRSAKEIIDHLIKKGFERACAEDVTRQLQSARMVNDLEFARLFVRDRLKRKPTGQALLRMQLLAKGITSSMADMVLAELISPQSQQASALQAAKRKIQLTHYSKKSIDEEKRKKRLLDFLLRRGFSYEIALKTIHTTLDR
- a CDS encoding FG-GAP-like repeat-containing protein; this encodes MMNRFLLTLLAFILSSNLIAQNQVATQNATNAQQKKYFSIQKITAGDGTTFDRITIAGPPKPPPGLVRVTASMLRSNKTVGINMITEVPAFDWSFGCSPTSAAMIAGYYDRHRYGNMYTGQTNAGVMPLDNSSWPSVVINGDTNKQCPLSATQNGLDGRTTRGHVDDYWILYNAKGPDPFVTNGWEEHTLGDCTADFMKANKWIVPDPNGYNLDGATIFNFRTDNLPATPWNILVWNVENEDGGYGIKLFYESRGYTVTNMYNQYIDGHNGLSAGFTFAQYKAEIDAGRPVMIHLKGHTIVGIGYDDATNLVYLHDTWDYSTHTMTWGGTYSGLQQIGVTIVQLGVPEIDIRGNGNSITNGNTIATVTNGTDFGSVSIGSSVKHEFLIYSTGDDTLRLTGSPIAQISGSNDFTVTSQPSTTSLAPNSWTTLTIRYNPSGPSIQSATISIANNDFNENPYNFTIQGTGNTLPIIVSYTPTCNALNVAKNANIIVTFSNDIISPTLNNSTIKINGSLSGLHSATYNYSSSTNTVTITPTSPFKYGEVVTTTLTRGIKNAAGDSLTKNYTLSFTTQSNGGTGKYIQTSTPFAGINPISVKAGDFDGDGSLDLAIVNNGSSTVSILLNNGSGLFTKNSAPSVGSNPAEITSGDFNSDGSLDLAIGNNGSRTVSILLNNGSGSFTQTSILSVGGFPRSIISGDFNGDGSLDLAVVNSDSNMVSIFLNNGIGTFTKNSSLSVGSYPGSISAGDFNADGSLDLAVINQKINSYGTVSILLNNGTGTFTQTSTLSVGSYPSSITAGDFNADGSLDLAITNNNNSYGTVSILINNGSGTFTQTSTPSVGNSTTSVIAGDFNGDGSLDLAVANSNSNTVSILLNNGSGTFTQTSTPSVGSYPTSVIAGDFNGDGSLDLAVANNWSTTISILKNLSIIPDPPTGLVVTDSSRQTIAIKWRKNTESDFLRYRIYRGTSPSPTIKVDSTIGGTADTSKTFTGLVNGTRYYLRITAIDSAGNESGYSNEVNGAPADRVAPAPPQALVVTDSSSQTITIKWQKNTESDFLRYRIYRGTSSSPPIKVDSTIADTTKMFTGLTNGTRYYLRITAIDSAGNESGYSNEVNAAPADRVAPAPPHNLAVTDSSSQTITIKWRKNTESDFLRYRIYRDTSPSPTLKVDSTTGGTADTSKKFTGLTNGTRYYLRITAIDSAGNESGYSNEVNAVPTDRVAPAAPQALVVTDSSSHTIAIKWQKNTESDFLRYRIYRRTSSSPTTKVDSTTGGIADTSKTFTGLTNSTRYYFRITAVDSAGNESGYSNEVNSAPADRVAPAPPQALVVTDSSSKTITIKWRKNTESDFLRYRIYRSTSPSPTIKVDSTIADTTKIFTGLTNGTRYYLRVTAVDSAGNESGYSNEVNATTADRIAPAPPQALVVTDSSSQTIAIKWQKNTESDFLRYRIYRSTSPSSTIKVDSTTGGTADTSKTFTGLVNGTRYYLRITAIDSAGNESGYSNEVNGAPDASLSVELAALNVPTVFSLEQNYPNPFNPTTVIGYQLPKSSYVNLKIYNLLGCEIATLVNEQKSAGTYIYQWNAANRPSGLYFYRLQAGSFSETKKLILLK